The following coding sequences lie in one Heyndrickxia oleronia genomic window:
- a CDS encoding ParB/RepB/Spo0J family partition protein: protein MAKGLGKGINALFANVDVSNDETVKEVKLKELRPNPYQPRKVFQSEAIEELKVSIIEHGILQPIIVRKSIKGYEIVAGERRFRAAKEAKLDMVPVVVRELTEQQMMEFAVLENLQREDLTPIEEANAYQMLIEKLHLTQEELSKRLGKSRPHIANHLRLLALPEKVQDLITAGKISMGHGRALLGLKNKDKYQAVVEKIIKDGLNVRQLEKLVQQLNEDVPRETKKVKEEKNVFIRETENVLREKLGTTVLIKRTKKKGKIEIEFFSDEDLERILAVLDKNNDE from the coding sequence ATGGCTAAAGGTCTTGGGAAAGGCATTAATGCACTATTTGCTAATGTTGATGTTTCTAATGATGAAACTGTAAAAGAGGTTAAATTAAAGGAATTACGACCGAATCCTTATCAGCCAAGAAAAGTATTCCAATCAGAGGCAATCGAAGAATTAAAGGTTTCAATTATTGAGCATGGAATTCTTCAGCCGATTATTGTTCGAAAAAGTATTAAAGGTTATGAAATTGTTGCGGGAGAAAGGCGTTTTCGTGCAGCTAAGGAAGCAAAGCTTGATATGGTTCCGGTGGTTGTTAGGGAATTAACTGAGCAACAAATGATGGAATTTGCTGTCCTTGAAAACCTTCAGCGTGAGGATTTAACGCCAATTGAAGAGGCGAATGCTTATCAAATGCTGATAGAGAAGCTACATTTAACCCAAGAGGAGCTCTCTAAACGTTTAGGAAAAAGCAGACCACATATTGCGAATCACCTACGGCTTCTTGCTCTTCCTGAAAAAGTCCAAGATCTGATAACTGCTGGAAAGATATCCATGGGCCATGGACGTGCGCTTTTAGGGTTAAAAAATAAGGATAAATACCAAGCTGTTGTAGAAAAGATTATAAAAGATGGCTTAAATGTTCGACAGTTAGAAAAGCTTGTTCAGCAATTAAATGAGGATGTTCCACGTGAAACAAAAAAAGTAAAAGAAGAAAAAAATGTGTTTATCCGTGAGACAGAAAATGTTTTACGAGAAAAACTAGGAACAACTGTTTTAATTAAAAGAACAAAGAAAAAGGGGAAAATTGAAATTGAATTTTTCTCTGATGAAGATTTAGAAAGAATACTAGCCGTTTTAGATAAAAATAATGATGAATGA
- a CDS encoding ParA family protein, with the protein MGKIISIANQKGGVGKTTTSVNLGACLAYIGKKVLLVDIDPQGNATSGAGIDKGEVQQCIYDVLVDDVDIKDVIKPTEVERLYSVPATIQLAGAEIELVPTISREVRLKRALETIKEEYDFIIIDCPPSLGLLTINALTASDAVLIPVQCEYYALEGLSQLLNTVRLVQKHLNHDLMIDGVLLTMLDARTNLGIQVIDEVKKYFQDKVYRTIIPRNVRLSEAPSHGEPIIIYDSKSRGAEVYLDLAKEVVVNG; encoded by the coding sequence TGGGTGCCTGCTTAGCTTATATCGGTAAAAAAGTATTGCTAGTTGATATTGACCCACAGGGAAATGCAACGAGCGGAGCAGGCATTGATAAAGGTGAAGTCCAACAATGTATTTATGATGTACTTGTAGATGATGTTGATATAAAAGATGTAATTAAGCCAACTGAGGTTGAACGATTATATTCAGTTCCAGCCACTATTCAATTAGCAGGGGCAGAAATTGAATTAGTTCCAACTATTTCAAGGGAAGTTAGATTAAAGCGTGCGTTAGAAACGATTAAAGAGGAGTATGATTTTATTATTATAGACTGTCCTCCATCTTTAGGATTATTAACAATTAATGCACTCACTGCATCTGACGCTGTCCTTATTCCTGTACAATGTGAGTATTATGCATTAGAAGGTTTGAGTCAGCTTTTAAATACCGTTCGATTGGTACAAAAACACTTAAATCACGATTTAATGATAGATGGTGTCCTTCTTACGATGCTTGATGCGAGAACCAACTTAGGAATCCAAGTAATTGATGAAGTGAAGAAATATTTCCAAGATAAAGTGTATCGGACGATTATTCCTCGCAATGTACGATTAAGTGAAGCACCCAGTCATGGTGAACCAATTATCATTTATGATTCAAAATCAAGAGGAGCGGAAGTTTACTTAGATTTAGCAAAGGAAGTGGTGGTAAATGGCTAA